One genomic segment of Paenibacillus sp. FSL H8-0332 includes these proteins:
- a CDS encoding tagaturonate reductase gives MTNRLSRSTHPGLPLHPERMIQFGGGNFMRAFVDWQLQQMNNQGLFNGSAVIVQPIAQSAGGVAEHMTEQDNLYTVLLNGIMDNETVNSREMISSVSRGINPYMDYEAYLALAEDDDLEFITSNTTEAGIAYLPGDRADDAPPKSFPGKLTALLHRRFELGKKGFVIIPCELIDRNGEKLQEIVERYAADWNLGAAFLQWLKSENTFCCSLVDRIVPGYPRDQAAALEAELGYLDNVMVAAEPFLFWVIEGPDSLAERLPLAKAGLNVVVTPDMTPYRERKVHLLNGPHTAMVPLGLLAGLETVEDVMNDGTFSRFVKQLIEEELIPMLDLPAEQLLSYADAVQERFRNPFIRHELTSISLNSISKFKARLLPVLLRYQQERGKLPERMTLAFAALLLSYRGDRIPRQDGAEVLAVFDQAWSQPASFVNTILADTSLWGQDLTQLPGLANAVAAHLQQLEREDSREALQELVG, from the coding sequence ATGACAAACCGTTTATCCAGAAGCACTCACCCGGGGTTACCCCTCCATCCGGAACGGATGATTCAGTTCGGCGGAGGCAACTTTATGCGTGCTTTCGTTGACTGGCAGCTGCAGCAAATGAACAATCAGGGATTATTCAACGGAAGCGCTGTAATCGTCCAGCCCATTGCCCAATCCGCCGGCGGAGTAGCAGAGCATATGACTGAGCAAGACAATCTCTATACGGTGCTGCTTAACGGCATCATGGACAACGAGACCGTCAATTCCCGCGAGATGATCAGCTCGGTCAGCCGGGGGATTAACCCATATATGGATTACGAAGCTTATCTCGCGCTCGCCGAGGATGATGATCTGGAGTTCATCACCTCCAATACTACCGAAGCCGGCATTGCCTATCTTCCAGGCGACCGCGCAGACGATGCTCCCCCTAAGAGCTTCCCGGGCAAGCTGACTGCGCTGCTCCACCGCCGCTTCGAGCTTGGCAAGAAGGGCTTCGTCATTATCCCCTGCGAGCTGATTGACCGCAACGGCGAGAAATTACAGGAGATCGTAGAGCGTTATGCGGCTGACTGGAACCTTGGCGCAGCATTCCTGCAATGGCTAAAGTCCGAGAATACCTTCTGCTGCAGTCTGGTGGACCGCATTGTTCCTGGTTATCCGCGGGACCAGGCTGCTGCCCTCGAAGCCGAGCTGGGCTATCTCGATAACGTGATGGTGGCCGCAGAACCGTTCCTATTCTGGGTAATTGAAGGGCCGGATTCTCTGGCAGAGCGCCTGCCGCTGGCTAAGGCCGGACTGAATGTGGTGGTCACACCGGATATGACCCCTTACCGCGAACGCAAGGTTCATCTGCTGAACGGACCGCATACCGCTATGGTCCCTCTGGGCCTGCTCGCCGGTCTTGAGACGGTTGAAGACGTCATGAACGACGGTACCTTCTCCCGCTTCGTGAAGCAGTTGATCGAAGAGGAGCTGATCCCGATGCTGGATCTGCCTGCTGAGCAGCTATTGTCCTACGCCGATGCCGTACAAGAGCGCTTCCGCAATCCGTTCATCCGTCATGAGCTGACCTCCATCTCGCTCAACAGCATTTCCAAATTCAAGGCCCGCCTGCTCCCGGTCCTGCTTCGCTACCAGCAGGAACGCGGCAAGCTGCCGGAGCGGATGACTCTCGCCTTCGCCGCCCTGCTGCTCAGCTACCGGGGCGACCGTATTCCCCGGCAGGACGGCGCTGAAGTGCTGGCAGTATTCGATCAGGCCTGGAGCCAGCCGGCCAGCTTTGTGAACACTATTCTTGCCGACACCAGCCTGTGGGGACAGGATCTGACCCAGCTGCCGGGGCTGGCTAATGCGGTTGCCGCCCACTTGCAGCAGCTGGAGCGTGAAGATTCCCGCGAAGCATTACAGGAACTCGTCGGCTGA
- a CDS encoding altronate dehydratase family protein, with translation MKNLMKMNPRDTVAVALRPIAAGEQLTIDGLTVQAAQDIPQGHKIALTDFSSEDIITKYGSPIGHATAPIAAGDWIHTHNIKTNLSGEEEYEYVPDVHPVIYPRRDLTFQGYRRSNGKVGIRNDLFIIPTVGCVNGVAEQMLKEFKAEHPDLGGFDNLTVLKHPYGCSQLGDDHRMTRSILLDAVNHPNAGGVLVFGLGCENNIVSEFRSMLGDHDESRVKFLVAQEVGNEVEAGLVLLEELYEAAANDVREPVPLSELNIGLKCGGSDGFSGITANPLLGAFSDFIISQGGTSVLTEVPEMFGAEKVLMARAESKEVYEDIVSLINNFKQYFLSYGEPVYENPSPGNKAGGISTLEDKSLGCTQKAGSSPVVDVLQYGVKLRKKGLSLLQAPGNDLVAASALAASDCQLVLFTTGRGTPFGSFVPTVKVATNNDLFAKKGHWMDFNAGPLLETPMADVLEEFITYIIDVASGQKTRNEQNEVRELAIFKTGVTL, from the coding sequence ATGAAGAACTTAATGAAAATGAACCCGAGAGATACCGTTGCTGTAGCCTTGCGGCCGATTGCGGCCGGAGAACAACTGACGATAGACGGACTGACGGTGCAGGCAGCACAGGATATTCCGCAGGGTCATAAGATTGCCCTGACTGATTTCAGCAGCGAAGACATCATTACCAAATACGGTTCCCCAATCGGCCATGCCACGGCTCCGATTGCCGCAGGCGACTGGATTCACACGCATAACATCAAAACCAATCTGTCCGGCGAGGAAGAATACGAGTATGTGCCGGATGTCCATCCGGTGATCTATCCGCGCCGTGATTTGACCTTCCAGGGGTACCGGCGGAGTAACGGCAAGGTGGGCATCCGTAATGATCTGTTCATTATTCCGACCGTAGGCTGTGTGAACGGCGTGGCCGAGCAGATGCTTAAGGAGTTCAAGGCCGAGCATCCCGATCTTGGCGGATTCGACAACCTGACCGTGCTGAAGCACCCTTACGGCTGCTCCCAGCTGGGCGATGACCACCGCATGACCCGCAGCATTCTGCTCGATGCCGTCAATCATCCCAATGCAGGCGGTGTACTCGTCTTCGGTCTTGGCTGCGAGAATAATATCGTCTCCGAGTTCCGCAGCATGCTGGGCGATCATGACGAATCCCGGGTTAAATTCCTGGTGGCCCAGGAGGTAGGCAATGAGGTGGAAGCCGGTCTTGTGCTGCTGGAGGAGCTGTATGAAGCCGCTGCGAACGACGTTCGTGAACCGGTTCCGCTGAGCGAGCTGAACATCGGCCTGAAATGCGGCGGCTCTGACGGGTTCTCCGGCATCACGGCCAACCCGCTGCTGGGTGCGTTCTCCGACTTCATTATCTCCCAGGGCGGAACCTCGGTACTGACGGAGGTGCCGGAAATGTTCGGTGCGGAGAAGGTGCTGATGGCCCGCGCAGAGAGCAAGGAAGTCTATGAAGATATCGTCTCGCTGATCAATAACTTCAAGCAGTATTTCCTCTCTTACGGCGAGCCTGTCTATGAGAACCCTTCTCCCGGTAACAAGGCCGGCGGCATCAGCACGCTGGAGGACAAATCGCTCGGCTGCACCCAGAAGGCCGGTTCGTCGCCAGTGGTAGATGTATTGCAGTATGGCGTGAAGCTGCGCAAAAAAGGGCTGAGCCTCTTGCAGGCTCCCGGCAACGATCTGGTCGCTGCCTCCGCGCTTGCCGCTTCCGATTGCCAGCTCGTGCTGTTCACAACCGGCCGCGGCACGCCGTTCGGCAGCTTTGTGCCTACGGTTAAGGTAGCAACGAACAACGACCTTTTTGCCAAAAAAGGTCACTGGATGGACTTCAACGCAGGCCCCCTGCTGGAAACGCCGATGGCCGATGTGCTGGAGGAATTCATCACGTATATCATTGATGTCGCCAGCGGCCAAAAAACACGGAACGAGCAGAATGAAGTGCGTGAGCTGGCTATTTTCAAAACTGGCGTTACCTTGTAG
- the uxaC gene encoding glucuronate isomerase, with translation MFLNEDFMLSGETARLLFHNYAKTMPIIDYHCHLDPREIYEDQPFENLTAAWLYGDHYKWRLMRANGVPESHITGDASDYDKFLAWARTLPKAVGNPLYSWTHLELRRFFGVEEMLNEATAPAIWEKVNRKLAEPGFTRRGLIRSSGVKVICTTDDPADSLEYHKLLSGSEAAFQVFPTFRPDKALNIDAEGFAAWTLKLESASGLPVKSYAGLLDALRNRVAFFHEQGCRLSDHALDVLRYEAGEAEAVEAIFAKRMQGAALSPEEITRYRTELLTALIGFYHDKDWTMQLHLHAYRNNNTPMFQRLGPDTGYDGINDLPLTTALSQLLDRAESGSGLPKTILYSLNPGDYPALLALLGCYQKDTPGKLQLGSGWWYNDTRSGMRQQLTLLAEGSLLGNFVGMLTDSRSFLSYTRHEYFRRVLCGLLGELAERGEAPDDLEVLGAMARDISYNNAAGYFGFQTAGSEAGVTA, from the coding sequence ATGTTCCTAAACGAGGACTTCATGTTGTCCGGCGAAACAGCACGGCTACTCTTTCATAATTACGCCAAAACCATGCCCATTATCGATTACCACTGCCATCTGGACCCGCGCGAAATCTATGAGGACCAGCCATTTGAGAATCTGACCGCAGCTTGGCTGTATGGCGATCATTACAAGTGGCGGCTGATGCGCGCGAACGGCGTGCCTGAATCGCATATTACCGGTGACGCCTCTGATTATGATAAATTTCTGGCCTGGGCCCGTACACTGCCTAAGGCAGTAGGCAACCCTCTGTATAGCTGGACGCATCTGGAGCTCCGCCGTTTCTTCGGTGTAGAGGAGATGCTGAATGAAGCCACGGCGCCGGCCATCTGGGAGAAGGTCAACCGTAAGCTGGCTGAACCGGGCTTCACCCGTCGCGGTCTGATCCGCAGCAGCGGTGTCAAGGTGATCTGCACCACCGATGATCCGGCAGATTCCCTGGAGTATCACAAGCTGCTGAGCGGGAGTGAGGCCGCCTTCCAGGTGTTCCCGACCTTCCGTCCTGACAAGGCGCTGAACATCGATGCAGAAGGCTTCGCCGCCTGGACCCTTAAGCTGGAGTCGGCCTCCGGCCTGCCGGTCAAGAGCTATGCCGGGCTGCTGGATGCCCTGCGTAACCGGGTTGCCTTCTTCCACGAGCAGGGCTGCCGCCTCTCGGATCATGCGCTGGATGTCCTGCGTTATGAAGCGGGTGAAGCTGAGGCGGTTGAAGCTATTTTTGCCAAAAGAATGCAGGGTGCTGCGCTGTCACCGGAGGAAATCACCCGCTACCGCACAGAACTGCTGACCGCGCTGATCGGCTTCTACCATGACAAGGACTGGACTATGCAGCTTCACCTGCATGCTTACCGTAACAATAACACGCCGATGTTCCAGCGGCTTGGACCGGATACCGGCTATGACGGCATCAATGATCTGCCGCTGACCACAGCGCTGTCGCAGCTGCTTGACCGGGCCGAGAGCGGCAGCGGCCTGCCGAAGACGATCCTCTACTCGCTGAATCCCGGCGACTACCCTGCCCTGCTGGCTCTGCTGGGCTGTTACCAGAAGGACACTCCCGGCAAGCTCCAGCTCGGCTCCGGCTGGTGGTACAATGATACGCGCAGCGGCATGCGCCAGCAATTGACCCTGCTGGCCGAAGGCAGTCTGCTCGGCAACTTCGTCGGCATGCTGACCGATTCGCGCAGCTTCCTCTCCTATACCCGGCATGAATATTTCCGCCGGGTCCTGTGCGGACTGCTCGGTGAACTTGCCGAACGCGGGGAAGCGCCGGATGACCTAGAAGTTCTGGGGGCTATGGCCCGGGATATCTCCTACAATAACGCAGCCGGGTATTTCGGCTTCCAGACTGCCGGCAGCGAAGCCGGAGTCACCGCCTAG
- a CDS encoding rhamnogalacturonan acetylesterase: MPTIYIAGDSTAAQKGGGEWPMAGWGEYLQQYVSRKVRIENRAINGRSTRSFLAEGRLADMERDFLPGDFLLIQFGHNDQKLEDPLRYTEPHTEYRRNLQAFIDSARSRGSFPVLLTSVSRRRFTTDGEPDPQAVGLYPQVMREVAGETGTPLLDVFAASQQLYRRLGTEASAGLFMHLPPGARPNYPDGITDDTHFSRSGAQQIASLVAEALAQSAELKLLHPYLRV; this comes from the coding sequence ATGCCGACAATCTATATCGCCGGAGACTCTACCGCCGCCCAGAAGGGCGGCGGGGAATGGCCGATGGCCGGATGGGGCGAATACCTGCAGCAGTATGTCAGCCGGAAGGTGCGGATTGAGAACCGGGCCATCAACGGACGGAGCACACGCTCCTTCCTGGCTGAGGGCAGACTGGCAGACATGGAGCGGGACTTCCTCCCCGGAGACTTCCTCCTGATCCAGTTTGGCCATAATGACCAGAAGCTGGAGGACCCTCTCCGTTACACGGAGCCGCATACCGAATACCGCCGGAATCTACAGGCATTCATTGATTCCGCTCGCAGCCGGGGCAGCTTCCCTGTGCTGCTGACTTCCGTGAGCCGCCGCCGCTTCACTACAGACGGGGAACCGGACCCGCAGGCTGTCGGACTCTATCCGCAGGTTATGCGGGAGGTTGCCGGGGAGACTGGAACGCCTCTGCTGGATGTTTTTGCCGCCTCCCAGCAGCTCTACCGCAGACTGGGGACCGAAGCATCAGCCGGGCTGTTCATGCACCTGCCGCCGGGTGCCCGCCCCAACTACCCGGACGGCATCACGGATGACACGCATTTCTCCAGATCCGGGGCGCAGCAGATCGCATCGCTCGTGGCCGAAGCGCTCGCACAATCTGCGGAGCTGAAGCTGCTGCACCCTTA